The Paeniglutamicibacter sulfureus genome includes a region encoding these proteins:
- a CDS encoding DUF2469 domain-containing protein — translation MSAEDLENYEAELELQLYREYKDVANLFNYVVETERRFYLANNVDLKTRSADGEVFFDLTLTDAWVWDVYRTGRFVQSVRIVTFKDVNIEELNRVDDLSIPKEGLN, via the coding sequence ATGAGTGCCGAAGACCTGGAGAACTACGAAGCGGAACTCGAGCTACAGCTCTACCGCGAATACAAGGACGTGGCGAACCTCTTTAATTACGTCGTGGAAACCGAGCGGCGTTTTTACCTGGCCAACAACGTTGACCTGAAGACCCGCTCGGCCGACGGCGAGGTCTTCTTCGACCTCACGCTCACCGACGCCTGGGTCTGGGACGTCTACCGCACCGGCCGCTTCGTGCAGTCGGTGCGCATCGTGACGTTCAAGGACGTGAACATCGAGGAACTGAACCGCGTCGATGACCTGTCCATCCCCAAGGAGGGGCTGAACTAG